The Candidatus Neomarinimicrobiota bacterium genome contains the following window.
TGCTCAATGCGGTGACGGGCGAGGAATATACATGTTATTTTGCCCGTATACTCGATGAGCATCTTGAAGAATCGGTTGATGTATTATCCGATCTTGTTCAAAATGCCCTGCTTGATGAGAATGTAACGGATACCGAAAAAGGAGTTATCATCGAGGAGATTAAGGGGGTGGCGGATACACCGAGTCAACTGGTAGTGGAAAAATTTATTTCTGATCTCTACCCGGGACATCCCCTGGGAATGCCGATACTTGGTACGGAAAATTCGATCAAGAGTATGAAGAGTGATCAATTGAAGGAATTCCGGAAGACCAATTACACTCCCGGAAATATCATTGTAGCTGCCGCAGGAAACGTAGACCACAACATATTCAAATCAGTGGTTGAAAATTATTTCCCTATTGAGAGCTCGAATTCTGATAACTCGTATAATCCACCGAATGGCGAATTCAACAGAGGAATCAACAGGACGAAATCTCCGATTACTCAGTCCCATATATGTTTGGGGTTTAGAGCAATATCGTATGATGACGACCGCAGATATGCGATGCTCGTACTAAATACGATTTTGAGCGGCGGCATGAGTACCCGTCTCTTTCAGAATATCCGCGAAAAGTACGGCTTTGTTTACAGCATATACAGCTTCCCTGAATTTCTTTACGACACCGGTTATTTTTGTGTTTATGCGGGAACGGATGCTTCGAAAACCGACAAGGTAATAGAACTTATAAAGGATGAGCTATATGCCTTAAAATCCGCTCCTGTTAAATCTGAGGAGATTCAAAGCGCACGGGCACAATGGAAGGGAGGCGCATTGATATCCATGGAAAGTATGATGAGCAGGATGAACCGCATTGCGATTCGGG
Protein-coding sequences here:
- a CDS encoding insulinase family protein, which translates into the protein MMTEGQYNKTLLDNGIRVISESNEYVHSAAIGVFIATGARNENTDNHGAAHFLEHMVFKGTENKDSFQIANSLESIGGMLNAVTGEEYTCYFARILDEHLEESVDVLSDLVQNALLDENVTDTEKGVIIEEIKGVADTPSQLVVEKFISDLYPGHPLGMPILGTENSIKSMKSDQLKEFRKTNYTPGNIIVAAAGNVDHNIFKSVVENYFPIESSNSDNSYNPPNGEFNRGINRTKSPITQSHICLGFRAISYDDDRRYAMLVLNTILSGGMSTRLFQNIREKYGFVYSIYSFPEFLYDTGYFCVYAGTDASKTDKVIELIKDELYALKSAPVKSEEIQSARAQWKGGALISMESMMSRMNRIAIREMYFGDYSPIEELIKKIDSVELDDVMSLSEDIFNEDDMVVTIIQPD